One window of the Clostridium sp. MB40-C1 genome contains the following:
- a CDS encoding DUF951 domain-containing protein has product MSKEFFIGDIVEMKKDHPCGSKEWEVIRLGADIKIKCLGCNRIVMIPRNKFEKGIKKIIKQNKPEE; this is encoded by the coding sequence ATGAGTAAAGAATTTTTTATTGGAGATATTGTTGAAATGAAAAAAGACCATCCTTGTGGAAGTAAGGAGTGGGAAGTTATAAGGTTAGGGGCAGATATAAAGATAAAATGCTTAGGTTGTAATAGAATAGTAATGATTCCAAGAAATAAATTTGAAAAGGGAATTAAGAAGATTATAAAACAAAATAAGCCAGAAGAATAG
- the rpsF gene encoding 30S ribosomal protein S6: MRNYETLFILNPSLDEEAVKAGIEKFKGIIENGGGVVENVDEWGKRKLAYPINKINEGYYTLINFKSNPELPMELERNFRITDGVMRFMVINPEK, from the coding sequence ATGAGAAATTACGAAACATTATTTATATTAAACCCATCATTAGATGAAGAAGCTGTAAAAGCTGGCATCGAAAAGTTCAAGGGTATAATAGAAAATGGTGGAGGAGTAGTAGAAAACGTTGATGAGTGGGGTAAGAGAAAACTTGCTTATCCAATAAACAAAATCAATGAAGGATACTATACTCTAATAAATTTTAAATCTAATCCTGAATTACCAATGGAATTAGAAAGAAATTTCAGAATTACTGATGGTGTTATGAGATTCATGGTAATAAATCCTGAAAAATAG